Proteins from a genomic interval of Scophthalmus maximus strain ysfricsl-2021 chromosome 22, ASM2237912v1, whole genome shotgun sequence:
- the LOC118292453 gene encoding galactose-specific lectin nattectin produces the protein MIAFLFLLGLALGAVSPSDEQEVKLLRGNCPVFWYSFDGRCFKYVASHMTWADAELQCVSEGANLVSIHNGEEQTFIKYLIKNFDPAEGYTWIGLSDLHKEGSWMWSDGSAVDFVFWTEQQPDNSGGAENCVHTIYDTSLKWNDILCSVKQSFVCATGKVGICN, from the coding sequence ATGATCGCGTTCCTCTTCTTGCTTGGTCTGGCTCTGGGAGCTGTGTCTCCTTCAGATGAACAAGAGGTGAAGCTACTTCGTGGAAACTGTCCCGTGTTCTGGTACAGCTTCGACGGTCGCTGCTTCAAGTACGTCGCCTCACACATGACCTGGGCTGATGCAGAGCTCCAGTGTGTCTCGGAGGGAGCCAACCTGGTGTCTATCCACAATGGGGAGGAACAGACTTTCATCAAATACCTGATCAAGAACTTCGACCCTGCTGAGGGATACACCTGGATCGGACTCAGCGATCTCCACAAAGAAGGCAGCTGGATGTGGTCTGACGGGTCTGCTGTCGACTTTGTCTTTTGGACGGAACAACAGCCAGACAATAGTGGCGGAGCTGAAAACTGTGTACACACAATTTATGACACAAGCTTGAAATGGAACGACATTCTGTGTTCAGTAAAACAGAGTTTTGTTTGTGCAACTGGCAAAGTTGGCATTTGCAACTGA